From Lentimicrobiaceae bacterium, a single genomic window includes:
- the msrA gene encoding peptide-methionine (S)-S-oxide reductase MsrA, with amino-acid sequence MKSSTIFILILASIFQIQTGCTSESTHNNIRTMNPQIATDTATFGAGCFWCTEAIFLQLKGVIQVESGYSGGKRANPTYEQVSSGATGHAEVTQIIYNPDIISFTELLEVFWKTHDPTTLNQQGADIGTQYRSVIFYHNTNQKKLAEEYKEKLNKSGAWEKPLVTEISPFTAFYKAEDYHQNYYNNNKQAPYCRFVIGPKLDKFQKVFGDRFSKQ; translated from the coding sequence ATGAAATCATCCACCATTTTCATTCTGATTCTCGCATCAATTTTTCAGATACAGACAGGCTGCACTTCTGAAAGCACACATAATAACATCCGTACTATGAATCCACAAATTGCAACTGACACCGCTACTTTTGGCGCTGGCTGTTTTTGGTGTACTGAAGCTATTTTTCTTCAACTTAAAGGAGTCATACAAGTAGAATCAGGATATTCAGGAGGTAAACGTGCTAACCCTACCTATGAACAGGTAAGTTCAGGCGCTACCGGGCATGCTGAGGTTACCCAGATTATTTATAATCCGGATATCATATCTTTTACCGAATTACTTGAAGTTTTCTGGAAAACACACGACCCTACCACACTAAACCAGCAAGGTGCTGACATAGGCACCCAATACCGCTCAGTGATATTCTACCATAATACAAACCAGAAAAAGCTGGCAGAAGAATACAAAGAAAAACTCAATAAAAGTGGAGCCTGGGAAAAACCACTGGTAACTGAAATCAGCCCATTTACAGCTTTTTACAAAGCCGAAGATTACCATCAAAACTATTACAACAACAATAAGCAGGCACCATATTGCAGATTTGTAATAGGCCCGAAATTAGATAAGTTTCAAAAAGTATTTGGAGACAGATTTTCAAAGCAATAA
- the tpx gene encoding thiol peroxidase, with the protein MAKITLGGNPINTIGNLPVVGSTVPDFKLVKTDLSELSADELKGKKVVYNIFPSLDTAVCASSVRRFNSDAGKLNNTVVVCISKDLPFAHSRFCTTEGLENVVSASDFRTGSFGKSFGVEIIDGPLAGLHSRAVVVADENGVVKYAEQVPEIAQEPDYEKALNAI; encoded by the coding sequence ATGGCTAAAATTACATTGGGAGGCAATCCCATCAACACTATCGGAAATTTACCTGTAGTCGGAAGTACTGTTCCTGATTTTAAACTTGTAAAAACAGATCTCAGCGAGTTGTCGGCTGATGAACTCAAAGGTAAAAAAGTGGTTTATAACATTTTTCCAAGTTTGGATACTGCTGTTTGTGCTTCATCTGTAAGGCGTTTTAATTCCGATGCTGGTAAGCTTAATAATACGGTGGTGGTGTGTATTTCCAAGGACCTCCCTTTTGCACACAGTCGCTTTTGCACTACTGAAGGATTAGAGAATGTTGTTTCTGCCTCTGATTTTCGTACCGGCAGTTTTGGTAAAAGTTTCGGTGTGGAGATAATTGATGGCCCTTTGGCCGGACTTCATTCACGTGCAGTCGTTGTTGCTGACGAAAACGGAGTGGTTAAGTACGCCGAGCAGGTTCCTGAAATTGCTCAGGAGCCTGATTATGAGAAAGCGTTAAATGCCATCTGA